The following coding sequences lie in one Cannabis sativa cultivar Pink pepper isolate KNU-18-1 chromosome 5, ASM2916894v1, whole genome shotgun sequence genomic window:
- the LOC115715608 gene encoding granule-bound starch synthase 1, chloroplastic/amyloplastic, which yields MATITASSFVSRTSSSVAGHGSSGSETKANLAQKNYQTMTHNGLRSLNNLGMLKFRSLQTPATGKAMKKVEKTEKNDKSFGKIVCGKGMSLVFVSAEVGPWSKTGGLGDVLGGLPPAMAANGHRVMTISPRYDQYKDAWDTSVLADIKVGDRVETVGFFHCHKRGVDRVFVDHPWFLEKVWGKTGSKIYGPITGKDYKDNQLRFSLLCLAALEAPRILNLDNNEYYSGPYGEDVVFIANDWHTALLPCYLKSVYQPKGIYKNAKVTFCIHNIAYQGRFGFTDFSLLNLPDHFKSSFDFIDGYEKPVKGRKINWMKGGILESDRVVTVSPYYAKELISGEDRGCELDNIIRNTGITGIVNGMDDQEWNPSTDKYLAIKYDVNTVFDAKPVLKETLQAEVGLPVDTKIPVICFVGRLEEQKGPDILVEAIDQIIDEDVQIIILGTGKKYLEKMIVEVEKKYPKKVRAITKFNVPLAHVMIAGSDFIAIPSRFEPCGLIQLQAMRNGTIPCVASTGGLVDTVKEGFTGFQMGSFNVECEKIDPIDVSAVAKTIKRALTTYGTPLMKEMIQNCMAQDLSWKGPAKQWEKLLLSLEVAGSEAGIDGEEIAPMAKENLPTP from the exons ATGGCGACGATCACAGCTTCAAGTTTTGTGTCAAGAACTTCTTCTAGTGTCGCCGGCCATGGAAGTTCGGGATCGGAGACTAAGGCGAATTTGGCTCAGAAGAATTACCAAACAATGACTCACAATGGATTAAGATCTCTGAACAATCTGGGTATGTTAAAGTTTCGATCTTTACAAACTCCGGCGACCGGTAAAGCTATGAAAAAAGTTGAGAAGACTGAGAAAAACGACAAGTCGTTTGGGAAAATTGTTTGTGGGAAAGGAATGTCGTTGGTGTTTGTTTCGGCTGAGGTTGGTCCATGGTCTAAAACTGGTGGACTTGGTGATGTTCTTGGTGGTCTTCCTCCGGCCATGGCT gCAAATGGGCATAGAGTTATGACGATTTCACCACGATATGATCAGTACAAGGATGCATGGGACACTTCTGTTCTTGCTGAT ATTAAAGTTGGTGACAGAGTTGAAACAGTTGGATTCTTTCATTGTCATAAACGAGGAGTTGATAGAGTGTTTGTGGATCATCCCTGGTTTCTTGAGAAG GTATGGGGTAAAACTGGATCTAAAATCTATGGCCCTATCACTGGAAAAGATTACAAGGATAACCAATTACGCTTCAGTTTGTTGTGCCTT GCAGCTTTAGAGGCTCCAAGGATTCTAAATCTGGACAATAATGAATATTATTCTGGACCTTATG GAGAGGATGTTGTGTTCATTGCTAATGATTGGCACACTGCTCTTCTTCCATGTTACCTTAAATCTGTATACCAACCTAAGGGAATTTACAAAAATGCCAAG GTTACATTCTGCATCCATAATATAGCCTACCAAGGAAGATTTGGCTTTACAGATTTCTCACTTCTCAATTTACCTGATCACTTCAAGAGTTCTTTCGACTTCATTGACGG gTACGAGAAGCCTGTTAAGGGAAGAAAGATAAACTGGATGAAAGGTGGAATACTTGAATCAGACAGAGTTGTAACTGTGAGTCCTTACTATGCAAAAGAACTCATTTCAGGAGAAGACAGAGGTTGTGAATTAGATAACATAATTCGAAACACTGGTATTACTGGTATTGTAAATGGTATGGATGATCAAGAATGGAATCCCTCCACTGATAAATACCTCGCAATCAAATACGATGTCAATACT GTGTTTGATGCAAAGCCTGTATTAAAAGAAACTCTACAAGCAGAAGTTGGGTTACCTGTGGACACCAAAATACCAGTGATATGTTTTGTTGGTAGATTAGAAGAACAAAAAGGTCCAGATATTCTTGTGGAAGCCATTGATCAAATCATTGATGAAGATGTTCAAATAATCATTCTT GGAACTGGGAAAAAGTATTTGGAGAAAATGATTGTTGAAGTAGAGAAGAAATATCCTAAGAAAGTTAGAGCCATAACAAAATTCAATGTCCCATTGGCTCATGTAATGATTGCAGGTTCTGATTTTATTGCCATTCCAAGTAGATTTGAGCCTTGTGGTCTTATTCAACTTCAAGCTATGAGAAATGGAACA ATTCCTTGTGTTGCCTCAACTGGTGGACTTGTTGACACTGTCAAGGAAGGCTTTACTGGTTTCCAAATGGGATCTTTCAATGTTGAA TGTGAGAAAATTGATCCAATTGATGTGAGTGCTGTGGCTAAAACAATCAAGAGAGCTCTAACAACATATGGTACTCCTCTTATGAAAGAGATGATCCAAAATTGCATGGCACAAGATCTTTCATGGAAG GGACCTGCAAAGCAATGGGAAAAGTTGTTGCTGAGTTTGGAAGTTGCTGGAAGTGAAGCTGGAATTGATGGTGAAGAAATTGCTCCTATGGCCAAGGAGAATCTTCCTACACCCTAA
- the LOC115715611 gene encoding uncharacterized protein LOC115715611: protein MKASGTLVASVLAASTVAFGSSAGTRDVSLDSSSNQDFSSCSGRKSSPKTTSDKEKFSPRFDGLRFIETLVTAHR from the exons ATGAAGGCTTCGGGAACACTGGTTGCCTCGGTGTTGGCGGCATCCACCGTAGCTTTCGGTTCCTCCGCCGGAACACGCGATGTTTCTCTAGATTCTTCTTCCAATCAG GACTTTTCTTCGTGTTCGGGAAGGAAAAGCTCGCCGAAAACGACGTCGGATAAGGAGAAATTTTCGCCTAGGTTCGACGGCTTGAGGTTCATAGAAACGTTGGTTACAGCTCACAGATAA
- the LOC115715609 gene encoding uncharacterized protein LOC115715609, producing the protein MATRSNFYKNPSIAYRKDFSLNSVLQNLKAYNAATGAAPSIVEKLHEDEDQHHQPNNKRQQKRKRHSQPKLSSLEKAEDENGPMSHHDYIQKIRKEACSSKSYEELSADVLGTSTSALVNLVAYGSDESSSSECEEKQDSLNSGYENELDRVKSRSEQRFPLAGEPVCVICGKFGEYICNETDDDVCSMECKRELLEFSNVTKEPLRTQRADAVSSELKLSLPVSEIEEDTWDFNRNRWSSKKSNLCTYECWKCQRPGHLAEDCLVMKSNETLQGKNKTSSLSRDLAELYKRCHQIGRKLSSAKCSSCCSSISLATCLGCNTVFCDDAGHLNEHIKKQTSHRQIYSHKLRRLVKCCKSTCKVTDINELLVCHYCFDKAFDKFYDMYTATWKGSGLSMIWGSICCEDHFEWHRMNCLNAGIEDNAYIVNRNTQRKHESTQLSDFIF; encoded by the exons ATGGCGACGAGATCGAATTTTTACAAGAACCCTTCCATTGCTTACAGGAAAGATTTTAGTCTCAACTCTGTTCTTCAAAACTTGAAAG CTTACAACGCTGCAACTGGTGCTGCTCCATCAATCGTAGAAAAGCTACATGAAGATGAAGATCAACATCATCAACCCAATAACAAACGCCAACAAAAACGAAAACGCCACTCTCAACCAAAATTATCTTCTTTGGAAAAAGCTGAAGATGAAAATGGACCTATGTCTCACCATGATTATATCCAGAAGATAAG GAAAGAAGCTTGTTCTTCAAAATCTTATGAAGAATTATCTGCTGATGTTCTG GGAACTTCTACTTCTGCTCTTGTGAATTTGGTAGCATATGGCA GTGATGAAAGTAGTTCTTCAGAATGTGAAGAAAAACAAGATTCACTAAATTCTG GTTATGAAAATGAACTTGATCGAGTAAAGAGCAGAAGTGAACAACGTTTTCCTTTAGCTGGAGAACCTGTTTGTGTAATCTGTGGTAAATTCGGAGAATATATATGCAATGAG ACCGATGACGATGTCTGTAGCATGGAGTGCAAACGCGAGCTTTTAGAATTCAGTAACGTTACAAAG GAACCTTTGAGGACCCAAAGAGCTGATGCTGTCTCATCCGAACTTAAACTTAGCTTACCCGTGTCTGAGATCGAAGAGGACACATGGGATTTCAATCGGAATCGTTGGTCCAGTAAAAAATCTAACCTTTGTACTTATGAATG TTGGAAATGTCAAAGACCTGGACACCTTGCTGAAGACTGTCTGGTTATGAAATCTAACGAG ACATTACAAGGGAAAAACAAAACCAGTTCCCTTTCCAGAGATCTTGCTGAATTGTACAAAAG ATGTCATCAGATAGGCAGAAAATTGTCTTCTGCTAAGTGTAGCTCATGCTGCAGCTCAATAAGTTTGGCGACATGCCTCGGTTGTAATACTGTTTTTTGTGACGA TGCAGGTCATTTGAACGAGCATATAAAGAAACAAACATCTCATCGACAAATTTATTCCCATAAGCTCAGGCGTCTA GTGAAATGCTGCAAATCAACATGCAAGGTTACAGACATCAACGAGCTTTTAGTTTGCCACTATTGTTTCGATAAAGCCTTTGATAAGTTCTACGACATGTACACTGCAACTTG GAAAGGTTCTGGGTTGTCGATGATTTGGGGTTCTATATGCTGCGAAGACCACTTTGAATG GCACAGGATGAATTGCTTGAACGCAGGcattgaagacaatgcttataTTGTGAATCGGAACACTCAAAGGAAACATGAATCTACTCAGCTTAGTGACTTCATCTTCTAA
- the LOC115717229 gene encoding uncharacterized protein LOC115717229 has protein sequence MGGAGCSVDGNLNDQNFSTPMPWIGLYIAAASAACLVAMALDIINGLRYKKLWFPCRFFSINATSLTLIAAAVKLSVDLNTSMPSRGDQLAKLSSTVFVCTIMGNSMPSLGTMGNEEIFMNIVALGILVITLIVNICIQLATGAIFVFWKEHACVMFIMLVLLLLLSFSAITVPTTKHYLEYKYSKKYELVLKEDSSENNISLVCKLRENLSKYWMMSYSSSPQFVMGRSVTCTASGAFCLLSAAILGEAMVRSFFMPWMFKFCDGQSDYKWSTTLVLVTQTIAVGVGTIGPACRWLFAIRFRCPYRGNKGTKREFIVEKYWIQRLEEMKGCPLTSKIFKLQNRHSRRVVHDAKNRILDLCIAMQKGIVLVSKWIRFVSIFSASYILLCCDLCKSVSRSVDSEQDSQRERRLNLSRFVLHLEGEEALVDLMISHNCDATKYWFKLGRKQQPQYLKKLLEKSSQGFKALAYFDSEKVPSLGYERPPNSWAMPVVTLTSIALALPNIDPNSIRNLRCGVNEGLNYVTNVEKYLDTKADKTNIKKAAAATWTEVELYHKWLGVDLIKMSLNQELTPNEVLEQLSQIARTKFSEYEKLNEAHSCLKDNPLKWPSKLLAANSMYRITKSLQLSYQRSDQTSSERLFEAITVMISDILGACMTNLQEVITVKCLSTAIEKREDSVRQAVFALGKVEEILKIIEHRQVPNMVETHQKSCIDKWRLSYSEKGLWESQNDNLKSASNDVYITMELED, from the coding sequence ATGGGAGGAGCTGGATGCAGTGTAGATGGGAACTTGAATGACCAGAATTTCAGCACACCTATGCCATGGATTGGATTATACATAGCAGCAGCATCAGCAGCATGCCTTGTTGCCATGGCTTTAGACATAATCAATGGTTTGCGCTATAAAAAACTCTGGTTCCCCTGCAGATTCTTCTCCATAAATGCTACTTCACTCACCTTAATAGCAGCAGCAGTGAAGCTTTCTGTGGATCTAAACACTTCCATGCCGAGCCGAGGTGACCAGCTTGCCAAGCTCAGTAGCACTGTCTTTGTCTGCACTATAATGGGTAACTCTATGCCTTCACTTGGAACCATGGGAAATGAAGAAATATTCATGAACATCGTGGCTTTAGGAATACTAGTAATTACCCTTATAGTCAATATTTGCATACAGTTAGCTACTGGGGCAATCTTTGTTTTTTGGAAAGAACATGCTTGTGTTATGTTTATCATGCTTGTTTTGCTACTGCTATTGAGTTTTTCTGCTATAACAGTTCCCACCACTAAGCATTATCTTGAATATAAGTATAGTAAGAAGTATGAATTAGTACTTAAAGAAGATTCAAGTGAGAACAACATTTCATTAGTTTGTAAACTGAGGGAGAATTTGAGCAAGTATTGGATGATGTCATATAGCTCTAGTCCACAATTTGTGATGGGAAGGTCAGTGACTTGCACTGCTTCAGGGGCATTTTGTTTATTGAGTGCTGCAATTTTGGGAGAAGCCATGGTTAGATCTTTCTTTATGCCTTGGATGTTCAAGTTTTGTGATGGTCAATCTGATTATAAATGGTCAACTACTCTAGTTCTTGTAACACAGACTATTGCTGTTGGAGTTGGTACAATTGGCCCGGCTTGCAGATGGTTATTCGCCATTCGATTCAGGTGTCCATATAGGGGAAATAAAGGCACCAAAAGGGAATTCATAGTAGAAAAATACTGGATTCAGAGACTAGAAGAGATGAAAGGATGTCCCTTAACTTCTAAAATATTTAAGCTTCAAAACAGACATAGCAGGAGAGTTGTTCATGATGCTAAAAACCGAATCTTGGACTTGTGTATAGCAATGCAGAAGGGAATTGTTTTGGTGAGTAAGTGGATTCGATTCGTTTCGATTTTCTCTGCAAGTTACATCTTATTGTGCTGTGACTTATGTAAAAGTGTGTCAAGAAGTGTTGATTCAGAACAAGATTCTCAAAGGGAAagaagattgaacctaagccgCTTTGTTTTGCACCTAGAAGGCGAGGAAGCACTTGTTGATCTTATGATCTCACACAATTGTGATGCTACTAAGTACTGGTTTAAGCTAGGGAGAAAACAACAACCTCAGTATCTGAAAAAACTGTTGGAGAAATCTTCACAAGGTTTTAAAGCATTGGCTTATTTCGACAGTGAAAAAGTTCCTAGCTTGGGATATGAAAGGCCTCCTAATAGTTGGGCTATGCCTGTGGTGACACTAACAAGTATTGCCTTAGCACTTCCAAATATTGATCCCAACTCAATCAGAAACTTGAGATGTGGAGTGAATGAAGGCCTTAACTATGTGACAAATGTGGAGAAATACTTAGACACAAAAGCTGATAAGACCAACATCAAGAAAGCTGCAGCAGCTACTTGGACAGAAGTTGAGCTCTACCACAAATGGCTTGGAGTTGATCTTATAAAAATGTCACTTAATCAAGAGCTAACCCCAAATGAAGTGCTTGAACAACTATCCCAAATTGCTAGGACCAAGTTTTCTGAGTATGAGAAGCTAAATGAGGCTCATTCTTGCTTAAAGGACAATCCATTGAAATGGCCTTCCAAGTTATTAGCTGCAAATTCAATGTACAGAATAACCAAATCTCTTCAGCTAAGCTACCAAAGAAGTGACCAAACATCATCAGAGAGATTATTTGAAGCTATCACAGTTATGATCTCTGATATACTTGGTGCTTGTATGACTAACTTACAAGAAGTTATAACAGTCAAGTGTTTGAGCACTGCCATAGAAAAGAGAGAAGATAGTGTAAGGCAAGCAGTTTTTGCTCTTGGAAAAGTTGAAGAGATCTTAAAGATTATAGAACACAGACAAGTTCCAAACATGGTGGAAACTCATCAGAAGAGTTGCATAGATAAGTGGCGTTTATCATACTCTGAAAAGGGGTTATGGGAATCACAGAATGACAACCTGAAATCTGCTTCAAATGATGTCTACATAACCATGGAATTGGAAGACTAG